From one Dermacentor andersoni chromosome 1, qqDerAnde1_hic_scaffold, whole genome shotgun sequence genomic stretch:
- the LOC140213722 gene encoding uncharacterized protein, which translates to MPGCCVPQCSNHSRNGWRMFHFPRDPKRRLLWLVRVKRDKWQPTNSSCVCSAHFEASSFEQNRADGWKKLKPNAVPTVFPFKELPKERRPPRERNAHVPALFSDDAAAHNSSREVRNVLPSTTQEFSPADSSSDGEINERLAATETNNANGQLTSTPRDARLQETAIVTATQPLDSEAAELRKKIADLTAANNKLRQHHNESKNTVKKLQMQVRKLQKEATNFSRNTKFLNEDQIRALSRNNNHGNSWSAQTVKQGLKIKFACGTTGYETLRKIGYPLPSSRTLARRIQGLKFLPGILHEVIDVMRSKAEGMEDVEKDCVLFLDEMEIAPGFELDRGEDVLLGGTTLPSKPEEPANHALVFMLGGVNQRWKQVIAYEFTGRHVDGSVLKAYVLEIVQICSQISLRVRVITCDMGAANRAMWREFGFSSHRHSTTSCSIPHPTLKGKELFFISDPAHVLKNLKGQLLSSKVFTLSDTTVSRNGLTASKVKLEHVQAVLDYDAANELKVAPNLSETHISCGHFTKMKVGVAVQLFREAPPAIRFLIKEGVIEPEAETTAWFMDLVSRWYALMSSRHPTMALSRRNITKYHAALDTLRTATDTIRELKMGTGSQWKPSQAGVLIATTAVLRLQEVLLGSEGYEFLLTSRLLQDCLENLFSVVRLMKPVPTAYDLKCALRLVSVSHFLHTPRSTSYELDDREYLVDLLAHSKKECAESEVDEINDTEILFIEELTSTECRILFYLGGFILKGILKSITCPQCKAALLGKPDDQYASLTALKEYVRDGQNLVYPSADVMKTLKNYEEHFTAVNSWCTGKFFTMKSPLRSLIAYLEGIDKPSVNTCMAHKERISKMLTAAYARVRLRIHLRQIPSTHPSGHGSKTCAGVSLA; encoded by the exons ATGCCTGGATGTTGTGTTCCTCAGTGCTCCAACCATTCGAGAAATGGTTGGAGGATGTTCCATTTTCCAAGGGACCCAAAAAGGCGGCTTCTGTGGCTGGtgcgagtcaagcgtgacaagtgGCAACCGACGAACTCCTCGTGTGTCTGCAGC GCTCATTTCGAAGCCAGCAGCTTCGAACAGAACCGCGCGGATGGGTGGAAGAAGCTCAAGCCTAATGCTGTACCAACGGTGTTCCCATTcaaag AACTTCCTAAAGAGCGAAGGCCACCAAGGGAACGAAATGCACACGTGCCTGCATTATTCAGTGACGACGCAGCCGCACACAATTCTTCACGAGAAGTGAGAAACGTTCTTCCCTCAACTACGCAGGAATTTTCTCCCGCTGATTCTTCGTCAGACGGGGAGATAAATGAGAGATTGGCGGCTACGGAAACCAACAATGCTAATGGGCAACTTACTTCGACCCCCAGGGATGCACGGCTTCAAGAAACTGCAATAGTTACTGCGACCCAACCCCTCGATTCTGAGGCAGCTGAGCTTAGGAAGAAGATTGCAGATCTCACAGCAGCCAATAATAAGCTTAGACAACATCATAACGAATCTAAGAACACTGTCAAAAAACTACAGATGCAGGTACGCAAGCTGCAGAAAGAGGCAACTAATTTCTCACGAAATACGAAGTTTTTAAATGAAGACCAAATTCGTGCTCTTTCTCGGAACAACAATCATGGTAATTCGTGGTCAGCGCAAACAGTAAAGCaaggtctaaaaattaaatttgcttgtggaaccaccgGGTATGAAACACTCAGAAAGATTGGCTACCCTCTTCCATCCAGCAGAACGTTAGCAAGAAGAATTCAGGGCCTGAAGTTTCTGCCAGGTATCCTGCATGAAGTGATCGACGTCATGAGGTCGAAAGCAGAGGGAATGGAGGACGTGGAGAAAGACTGCGTTCTCTTTTTAGATGAAATGGAGATAGCACCCGGATTTGAACTCGACCGTGGCGAAGACGTGCTTCTGGGAGGAACGACGTTGCCCTCAAAGCCTGAAGAGCCAGCCAATCATGCTTTGGTGTTTATGCTAGGTGGGGTAAACCAGAGATGGAAGCAAGTGATAGCCTATGAATTCACTGGTAGGCACGTGGACGGCTCTGTACTCAAGGCATATGTCCTGGAAATAGTGCAGATATGCAGCCAGATTTCTCTAAGAGTCCGTGTTATCACATGTGACATGGGTGCAGCAAACCGCGCTATGTGGAGAGAATTTGGCTTTTCGAGCCACCGCCATTCGACAACTTCGTGCTCAATACCTCACCCAACCTTAAAAGGGAAGGAACTTTTTTTCATCTCGGACCcggcacatgtccttaagaacctgAAAGGACAGCTTCTAAGCTCAAAAGTTTTCACACTCAGTGATACTACAGTAAGCAGGAACGGACTGACGGCCTCGAAGGTGAAATTGGAGCATGTACAGGCCGTCTTGGATTATGACGCAGCCAACGAACTTAAGGTAGCACCAAATTTGTCAGAAACCCACATTAGTTGTGGGCACTTCACCAAAATGAAAGTAGGAGTCGCTGTCCAGCTCTTCCGTGAAGCCCCACCAGCTATTCGGTTCCTAATAAAAGAAGGAGTGATTGAGCCAGAGGCCGAAACAACAGCGTGGTTTATGGACCTCGTTTCTAGGTGGTATGCCCTCATGTCATCGCGTCATCCCACCATGGCGCTAAGCCGCAGGAACATTACTAAATATCATGCCGCCTTGGACACACTACGCACGGCAACAGACACCATCAGAGAACTGAAAATGGGCACTGGATCTCAGTGGAAGCCATCGCAAGCAGGGGTCCTAATTGCGACAACGGCTGTCCTTCGCCTTCAAGAAGTGCTTCTTGGCAGTGAAGGGTATGAATTCCTCCTCACGAGCAGGCTGTTGCAAGACTGCCTAGAAAACCTTTTTTCTGTGGTGCGGCTCATGAAGCCAGTGCCCACTGCGTATGACTTGAAGTGTGCACTCCGACTCGTCAGCGTCAGCCACTTTCTTCACACTCCGAGATCAACAAGCTACGAACTTGACGACCGCGAATACCTTGTCGATCTGCTTGCACATAGCAAGAAGgaatgtgcagaaagcgaagtcgaTGAAATCAACGACACGGAAAttctgttcattgaagagctcacGTCAACCGAGTGCCGCATCTTGTTTTACCTTGGCGGTTTTATTTTGAAAGGAATTTTGAAATCTATAACTTGTCCGCAGTGCAAGGCTGCTCTCCTTGGCAAGCCTGACGATCAGTATGCTTCCCTGACTGCACTCAAGGAATACGTCAGGGATGGGCAAAACCTCGTATATCCAAGCGCTGATGTCATGAAAACTTTAAAAAACTACGAGGAACATTTCACCGCTGTCAACTCATGGTGCACAGGCAAATTTTTCACCATGAAGTCGCCACTTCGTTCTCTGATAGCCTATCTCGAAGGCATAGACAAACCCTCAGTGAACACATGCATGGCTCACAAAGAACGAATAAGCAAAATGCTGACTGCTGCATATGCCAGAGTGAGGCTCCGAATTCATCTCCGACAAATTCCGAGCACTCATCCTAGTGGCCACGGAAGCAAGACTTGTGCAGGGGTCAGCCTTGCGTAA